Proteins encoded by one window of Vitis vinifera cultivar Pinot Noir 40024 chromosome 10, ASM3070453v1:
- the LOC100855268 gene encoding ankyrin repeat-containing protein ITN1, producing the protein MSGIREIVEQILDVHPQAIEHINNRGKNILHVAVKYRQIEIFNLVVNNEMLARRLVRKTDEWGNSILHMVGKKRSGYIAEKIQSPALQLQKELLLFERVKEVSKTYFIKHLNENKQTPEELFAKTYSDLHNSATDWLKRTSENCTIVAVLIATVAFAAAYTIPGGPNQSTGLPLLLSQPFFVIFTLTDVISLTFALTSVVTFLSILTSSFRLQDFKNSLPQKLMLGFTFLILSVSMMMVAFAATIVLMIRNKERWTKIVLYSVAFLPVTLFAISYSPLYLSLLEACKYPLKLILKACPRCNCFPLQPWINNKSFEDNSIRGDSSSIKPHKSHPNRTPV; encoded by the exons ATGTCAGGCATTCGAGAGATTGTTGAACAAATACTAGATGTGCACCCACAGGCTATTGAGCATATTAATAACAGAGGGAAGAACATTTTGCACGTTGCCGTCAAGTACCGCCAAATAGAGATCTTCAATCTGGTGGTGAATAATGAAATGCTAGCGAGGAGGCTAGTAAGAAAGACTGACGAATGGGGGAACTCCATACTTCATATGGTTGGGAAAAAAAGATCAGGTTACATAGCTGAGAAGATACAAAGCCCTGCTCTCCAATTGCAAAAGGAGTTGCTCTTGTTTGAG CGAGTGAAGGAAGTCTCCAAAACCTATTTCATCAAACACCTCAACGAAAATAAGCAGACTCCAGAGGAACTATTTGCTAAAACCTATTCCGATCTTCATAACAGTGCCACAGATTGGCTGAAGCGCACTTCTGAAAACTGCACCATTGTTGCCGTTCTCATCGCCACCGTAGCATTTGCTGCAGCCTACACCATACCAGGAGGACCAAATCAAAGCACGGGTTTACCTCTCCTCCTCTCCCAACCTTTCTTTGTGATTTTCACCTTGACCGACGTCATTTCCCTTACTTTTGCGTTGACCTCAGTGGTCACATTCCTCTCAATCCTCACCTCCTCATTTCGATTACAAGACTTCAAGAACTCTCTTCCTCAAAAGCTCATGCTGGGTTTCACATTCTTAATCCTCTCAGTCTCAATGATGATGGTGGCATTTGCTGCAACAATAGTCCTCATGATACGTAATAAGGAAAGGTGGACAAAAATTGTGCTATACTCAGTTGCATTCCTGCCAGTTACCCTCTTTGCTATCTCATATTCACCTCTATACCTATCCCTCTTGGAAGCCTGCAAATACCCCCTCAAGCTCATACTGAAGGCTTGTCCTAGGTGTAATTGTTTTCCTCTTCAACCTTGGATAAACAATAAGTCGTTCGAGGATAATAGTATCCGAGGGGACAGCTCCTCCATTAAACCCCATAAATCTCATCCCAACCGTACTCCGGTTTGA
- the LOC132252516 gene encoding uncharacterized protein LOC132252516, producing the protein MADMDDAKRIHQLNGALYRALMKKKPKDVLGCFKSLPDDEGPLYKITIHKDTVLHMACYSKQRDLALELLQLLPPSLNQRLANTKNDVDNTILHEVATYNAMTDVATEILNRAPELLTARNILGETPLFRAVRYGKDEMFKLLAEKLDRMDFETEEDCKACLRRNDGTTILHISVFTENFDMALLIAERYGDLISAWDSNQMTALQHLACCPSAFLSGCEHGHLRRFIYSCIVSLFSSPLTGLIKFFWHCYNFHKAFRMCPNTLKSC; encoded by the exons ATGGCGGACATGGATGATGCGAAACGCATCCACCAACTCAACGGAGCTTTGTACCGTGCTCTGATGAAGAAGAAACCCAAGGATGTGCTGGGTTGCTTCAAAAGCCTTCCAGATGACGAAGGTCCATTGTACAAAATCACCATACATAAAGACACCGTTCTCCATATGGCCTGTTACTCCAAGCAGCGTGATCTCGCGCTCGAGTTACTGCAACTGTTGCCCCCCAGTCTTAACCAGCGACTCGCCAACACTAAAAACGATGTGGACAACACTATCCTCCACGAGGTAGCCACTTACAACGCCATGACTGACGTTGCCACTGAAATATTGAACAGAGCTCCGGAGTTGCTTACTGCTCGTAACATCCTTGGAGAGACACCTCTCTTTCGGGCGGTCCGGTACGGGAAAGATGAAATGTTCAAGCTACTAGCTGAGAAGCTTGACCGAATGGATTTTGAAACTGAAGAAGATTGTAAAGCCTGTTTGCGGAGGAATGATGGAACAACTATTCTCCATATTTCCGTATTTACCGAGAATTTTG ACATGGCGCTGTTGATTGCGGAAAGATATGGAGATTTAATTAGCGCCTGGGACTCTAACCAAATGACGGCTCTTCAACATCTAGCATGCTGCCCATCGGCATTTCTCAGTGGATGCGAACACGGACATCTGAGGCGATTCATCTACTCTTGTATAGTATCCTTGTTCTCTTCTCCACTAACTGGATTAATTAAGTTCTTTTGGCACTGTTATAATTTTCATAAGGCTTTCAGAATGTGCCCAAATACTTTGAAAAGTTGTTAA
- the LOC109121420 gene encoding uncharacterized protein LOC109121420, translating to MARGGQCQDLKSDAKSRFRWPIWEALLEEKHRYDAARELASKLLESDTSWEATNPQAVDRGSISVQEKGGDSSVSSKEKAKVDPFIALQHPDDKKGKTSPKVNRTRFNNIRNKETPLFLATMSGIPEIVD from the exons ATGGCCAGGGGAGGTCAGTGTCAAGATCTTAAATCTGATG ctaAATCACGCTTTAGATGGCCCATTTGGGAAGCACTTTTGGAAGAAAAGCATAGATATGATGCAGCTCGCGAACTTGCCAGTAAGTTACTAGAAAGTGATACTTCCTGGGAGGCTACGAATCCTCAAGCAGTGGATCGAGGGTCCATTTCTGTGCAAGAGAAAGGAGGAGACTCATCGGTATCATCAAAAGAAAAGGCAAAAGTGGATCCCTTTATTGCCCTGCAACACCCAGatgataagaaaggaaaaaccTCTCCAAAAGTCAATAGAACTAGATTCAACAATATCAGGAACAAGGAAACTCCATTGTTTTTGGCAACAATGTCAGGCATTCCAGAGATTGTCGATTGA